TCATTTTCGTAACAATGTTTATAAACTAAAATCTTCGAAGCAATCAGCGCTATTAATAATTCAAGTATCTCGTTTATACTGATAAACTAAAATCTTCGAAGCAATCACCTTCAAATTGAATATATGTTACTCTATCGCCAATTTCTCGAGATCATACCATATATACCACGACAACAATGCATCATCCTGCTCTTCGGGTTTGACAGAACTTTTTATCGGCTTTACAGAACGCAGCAGGATGCTACCTCCTGCAACACAATTCCACCAACAGCCGTATGAGAATTTTTTAGGAAAATCGTGTGCAATAAAACTCCGTCTATTCCAAGCCACCTTTGGATTTTCATGGTTAAACAATGTCAACTGTTGTATCTCATCACTTTCCTTCTTCCAAATAAACAGAGTTGGACGCCCTTTCAAGGATGTCAAATAGTATCTGATTTTCTCAACGTCTTTGATAGGTATCGTATCAAGCGTGTAATCTGTGAACACCTCGAGATTCAGATCAAAAGCAACGACGGTTAGCACGCTAGTATCATCAATTTCATTgtcattaacccaataaatcactCCATCGAGACAAAACCTATTCTGGCTTTTCCAATAACGCGAATTCATGCTCACTGCAAAACTTACAAAGTTATACTCAACCAGTTTCCAATGTTTCGATCCAATTGTGAATATCGCGGCCTTGGTACAACACTCTTCGCTTCCACCATAAATACTTAACACCTTGTATACGTTACTTACTGGATCAAACCCTAATGCATACCATAATGTAACACGACCTGCACACTCTGTCGGTACTGGAGGAAGAGCGATAAATTCCCGGGTCCTTAAGCTTAAAAGACCGACACGCTTTGGAAAACGATTAAAGAGACAAATAAGGTCGTTGCAGATATTGGACATAACATTACAATTGTGCTCGCGCCAGAGACCATCAGAGAAATATTCATGATGCCCTTTTATTACCTCAGTTGTCATCTTATTCGTCTTTACACGTATTGTAGTTGTCTTTGGTACAGTCATAGTCGGTCTGTTGGGGTTCTTGTTATCAGAAAGCTCGAATGAGAGTACCGTGTCAGATCCCTTAATCGGTTTGTGTATCACAAAAGCAACTTTAGAATGTTTATCATATGAAAGAGCGTGTCTAAACATGAAAGTCTGTATGGTTAAACTAGCATTCCAGTGTTTCGAAACAAACTTACATCTTGAAAATATTTCCGGTGGCAGCCGTGACAAAATATTAATCTGAATTTCTTCAGGAAAGTCTGCAAATGATGCAGCACTCGTATTGCAGTTCCGTCTTTTGAATCCGCCGCCTTCAATCTTTTGCTCTACATTCAACTCCATGGAATTGAACTATCAACTCACACGATCACTTAACTAAGGCAGCTGTAATTTCGAAATCAAGACCTTGAAAGTACACAAAATAAACAACCTCGCAAGGTAAAAAGAATTAACCTCGCAAATTTGGAACAGTTAATGGTTTCCTAAGAATCGCGAGAGTATCCTATAATTAAAGGCAGCCACAAAGCACAAAGGGTAATAATCGTCATAGTTAGGAAACCATTAATTGTTTCCTAATTCAATACTGAAAAAGTCACGTCGTTGTCCCACTAGTTAAAACTAAACCTAATAATCCGACCCAAATTTCCAAACCCATATCCAACTGGAAAATTTGTAAAGCATTACGTATAATAAGGGATGTTATTGGGGGCGGGACGGTGGTGGATATAGGGGTGACTAGTTTGTACCTACCAAGAAAAACTAGTACTCATACCCGTCCCACCACCCATGGCGGGTATAAGTTTCCAAAACCATACCCACCCAACAGGTGGAAATATAAACCGCACCGCCCTAATCctctactactaagagaataaaaatcctcttagttttccctccaaaaagcatttagctaaataaggtaataaataaaattttctttcattacattattatcttttcaatgaatatattcttataaataaactctaattttttaaataaattcataattatgattttttcattaaaataaaataaaattgatattaaattataaagtataagttgctaaaatTTTCAGTAAttcaataattattactgtagagaataacttgacataTGCTTACTATTAGTTTCGTGacaaaaaacattcactaaaaaaaattcacaacttaaataaattttt
This sequence is a window from Silene latifolia isolate original U9 population chromosome 8, ASM4854445v1, whole genome shotgun sequence. Protein-coding genes within it:
- the LOC141594578 gene encoding putative F-box protein At2g02030, translated to MELNVEQKIEGGGFKRRNCNTSAASFADFPEEIQINILSRLPPEIFSRCKFVSKHWNASLTIQTFMFRHALSYDKHSKVAFVIHKPIKGSDTVLSFELSDNKNPNRPTMTVPKTTTIRVKTNKMTTEVIKGHHEYFSDGLWREHNCNVMSNICNDLICLFNRFPKRVGLLSLRTREFIALPPVPTECAGRVTLWYALGFDPVSNVYKVLSIYGGSEECCTKAAIFTIGSKHWKLVEYNFVSFAVSMNSRYWKSQNRFCLDGVIYWVNDNEIDDTSVLTVVAFDLNLEVFTDYTLDTIPIKDVEKIRYYLTSLKGRPTLFIWKKESDEIQQLTLFNHENPKVAWNRRSFIAHDFPKKFSYGCWWNCVAGGSILLRSVKPIKSSVKPEEQDDALLSWYIWYDLEKLAIE